TCGCCACAGCCGAATTCCCGGGTCATCATTTCGCCAATGTCAGCAAGACAAAGTCCAAAAGCTACAGCTTTTTTCAGAAAAATGGTACACAGAATGAGAATTCTAATGGAGGCCTCCCTTATACCAGGAAGCTCAGATCTCAAGAGTTGTGCATCTTTGAAGGGATCCAGATTGGCAATGTACTCAAGTTCAGTCTCAGAGAAAGGAACTGAGGCCTGAGGCCAGTGAAGCCATTCAAAATACGGATCATCGAGCCACTCGGGAAGGCAAAGTCCATGATCAATCGGCACGAGCTCGACCTCCCCAACACCACAATTCTCATGcctttgcttcttcttcacaagTAAATTGCCTGCATGCCTATCAATATTTAGGAGTCTGATATCAAAAATCCCAATGCGATGAACAGCAGCGACCGAGAAGCTAGACGGACCCAGCTCTCCAGCATCACAATCATGATCTACGTAACTCTGGAGTGATGCAATCTTGCACGGAGGAGGAGTTATTGTTGGAGTCCCAAATGAATCATTAACATGGAATCCAACATGAGAAATTTCCACCAAAGCTGTTGGAGGAACACCGACGAAGCCACCATAGTCGAGCAGATAAGCTGCCAATTCACGAATCCCAGTTTCACCAATTCGAACCGAGCGTTTCAAACCAGGTTGACCCATCAACCTACCTACAAAACCTTTTGGATTATTACAGGCAAATGGTTCTTCATCGATAGGCTTTGTCACAGCAATGTTAACCCCACTTTCATTACACAAGATATAGGCACCACCTAACCCACTCGACACCGGTACCGGATCCACACCACATGCCAAAGCGTTTGCAGCCTCTTCTATCACAGCATGTAGCCGTGCAGTACTACGGCCAACCACCATTTTTATTCTTGGTTTGTTCTCAACTTCTTCTACCAAAGATAGACACGGTGTCGAAAAGCTTCGATGTATACAAGCAACTTCAAATGCTTCTCTCAACGAATTCACAAGATTGGTTCGGTCGATTTCACCATTGCTGTAGTGAAGATGACTATAAGATTGATTACATCTCTGAGACCGGCAGAATGGTTTAAATTCACGATGCTGATTAACCACAATGGCCATCTTGTTCATGCAGCTTACTGACAGTTGCATGCCAatgaattcaaatattatcaCGGTTTTCCCTAAGGATCTGTCTTCCCTGTAATTAACATCACTCCCCCAATCAAACCATTTCCCATTTCCAATCGATATCTATTCGATTAGAAAACAAATGAACGAACAACCATAGCAGCAAATCGATATCTATTCCATTATAGAAACAACCATAGCAGCAAACCGATATCTATCTATTCCATTAGAACAAATGAACAACCATAGCAGCAAACCAATATCTATCTATTCCATTAGAACAAATGAACAACCATAGCAGCAAACCAATATCTATCTATTCCATTAGAACAAATGAACAACCANNNNNNNNNNNNNNNNNNNNNNNNNNNNNNNNNNNNNNNNNNNNNNNNNNNNNNNNNNNNNNNNNNNNNNNNNNNNNNNNNNNNNNNNNNNNNNNNNNNNNNNNNNNNNNNNNNNNNNNNNNNNNNNNNNNNNNNNNNNNNNNNNNNNNNNNNNNNNNNNNNNNNNNNNNNNNNNNNNNNNNNNNNNNNNNNNNNNNNNNNNNNNNNNNNNNNNNNNNNNNNNNNNNNNNNNNNNNNNNNNNNNNNNNNNNNNNNNNNNNNNNNNNNNNNNNNNNNNNNNNNNNNNNNNNNNNNNNNNNNNNNNNNNNNNNNNNNNNNNNNNNNNNNNNNNNNNNNNNNNNNNNNNNNNNNNNNNNNNNNNNNNNNNNNNNNNNNNNNNNNNNNNNNNNNNNNNNNNNNNNNNNNNNNNNNNNNNNNNNNNNNNNNNNNNNNNNNNNNNNNNNNNNNNNNNNNNNNNNNNNNNNNNNNNNNNNNNNNNNNNNNNNNNNNNNNNNNNNNNNNNNNNNNNNNNNNNNNNNNNNNNNNNNNNNNNNNNNNNNNNNNNNNNNNNNNNNNNNNNNNNNNNNNNNNNNNNNNNNNNNNNNNNNNNNNNNNNNNNNNNNNNNNNNNNNNNNNNNNNNNNNNNNNNNNNNNNNNNNNNNNNNNNNNNNNNNNNNNNNNNNNNNNNNNNNNNNNNNNNNNNNNNNNNNNNNNNNNNNNNNNNNNNNNNNNNNNNNNNNNNNNNNNNNNNNNNNNNNNNNNNNNNNNNNNNNNNNNNNNNNNNNNNNNNNNNNNNNNNNNNNNNNNNNNNNNNNNNNNNNNNNNNNNNNNNNNNNNNNNNNNNNNNNNNNNNNNNNNNNNNNNNNNNNNNNNNNNNNNNNNNNNNNNNNNNNNNNNNNNNNNNNNNNNNNNNNNNNNNNNNNNNNNNNNNNNNNNNNNNNNNNNNNNNNNNNNNNNNNNNNNNNNNNNNNNNNNNNNNNNNNNNNNNNNNNNNNNNNNNNNNNNNNNNNNNNNNNNNNNNNNNNNNNNNNNNNNNNNNNNNNNNNNNNNNNNNNNNNNNNNNNNNNNNNNNNNNNNNNNNNNNNNNNNNNNNNNNNNNNNNNNNNNNNNNNNNNNNNNNNNNNNNNNNNNNNNNNNNNNNNNNNNNNNNNNNNNNNNNNNNNNNNNNNNNNNNNNNNNNNNNNNNNNNNNNNNNNNNNNNNNNNNNNNNNNNNNNNNNNNNNNNNNNNNNNNNNNNNNNNNNNNNNNNNNNNNNNNNNNNNNNNNNNNNNNNNNNNNNNNNNNNNNNNNNNNNNNNNNNNNNNNNNNNNNNNNNNNNNNNNNNNNNNNNNNNNNNNNNNNNNNNNNNNNNNNNNNNNNNNNNNNNNNNNNNNNNNNNNNNNNNNNNNNNNNNNNNNNNNNNNNNNNNNNNNNNNNNNNNNNNNNNNNNNNNNNNNNNNNNNNNNNNNNNNNNNNNNNNNNNNNNNNNNNNNNNNNNNNNNNNNNNNNNNNNNNNNNNNNNNNNNNNNNNNNNNNNNNNNNNNNNNNNNNNNNNNNNNNNNNNNNNNNNNNNNNNNNNNNNNNNNNNNNNNNNNNNNNNNNNNNNNNNNNNNNNNNNNNNNNNNNNNNNNNNNNNNNNNNNNNNNNNNNNNNNNNNNNNNNNNNNNNNNNNNNNNNNNNNNNNNNNNNNNNNNNNNNNNNNNNNNNNNNNNNNNNNNNNNNNNNNNNNNNNNNNNNNNNNNNNNNNNNNNNNNNNNNNNNNNNNNNNNNNNNNNNNNNNNNNNNNNNNNNNNNNNNNNNNNNNNNNNNNNNNNNNNNNNNNNNNNNNNNNNNNNNNNNNNNNNNNNNNNNNNNNNNNNNNNNNNNNNNNNNNNNNNNNNNNNNNNNNNNNNNNNNNNNNNNNNNNNNNNNNNNNNNNNNNNNNNNNNNNNNNNNNNNNNNNNNNNNNNNNNNNNNNNNNNNNNNNNNNNNNNNNNNNNNNNNNNNNNNNNNNNNNNNNNNNNNNNNNNNNNNNNNNNNNNNNNNNNNNNNNNNNNNNNNNNNNNNNNNNNNNNNNNNNNNNNNNNNNNNNNNNNNNNNNNNNNNNNNNNNNNNNNNNNNNNNNNNNNNNNNNNNNNNNNNNNNNNNNNNNNNNNNNNNNNNNNNNNNNNNNNNNNNNNNNNNNNNNNNNNNNNNNNNNNNNNNNNNNNNNNNNNNNNNNNNNNNNNNNNNNNNNNNNNNNNNNNNNNNNNNNNNNNNNNNNNNNNNNNNNNNNNNNNNNNNNNNNNNNNNNNNNNNNNNNNNNNNNNNNNNNNNNNNNNNNNNNNNNNNNNNNNNNNNNNNNNNNNNNNNNNNNNNNNNNNNNNNNNNNNNNNNNNNNNNNNNNNNNNNNNNNNNNNNNNNNNNNNNNNNNNNNNNNNNNNNNNNNNNNNNNNNNNNNNNNNNNNNNNNNNNNNNNNNNNNNNNNNNNNNNNNNNNNNNNNNNNNNNNNNNNNNNNNNNNNNNNNNNNNNNNNNNNNNNNNNNNNNNNNNNNNNNNNNNNNNNNNNNNNNNNNNNNNNNNNNNNNNNNNNNNNNNNNNNNNNNNNNNNNNNNNNNNNNNNNNNNNNNNNNNNNNNNNNNNNNNNNNNNNNNNNNNNNNNNNNNNNNNNNNNNNNNNNNNNNNNNNNNNNNNNNNNNNNNNNNNNNNNNNNNNNNNNNNNNNNNNNNNNNNNNNNNNNNNNNNNNNNNNNNNNNNNNNNNNNNNNNNNNNNNNNNNNNNNNNNNNNNNNNNNNNNNNNNNNNNNNNNNNNNNNNNNNNNNNNNNNNNNNNNNNNNNNNNNNNNNNNNNNNNNNNNNNNNNNNNNNNNNNNNNNNNNNNNNNNNNNNNNNNNNNNNNNNNNNNNNNNNNNNNNNNNNNNNNNNNNNNNNNNNNNNNNNNNNNNNNNNNNNNNNNNNNNNNNNNNNNNNNNNNNNNNNNNNNNNNNNNNNNNNNNNNNNNNNNNNNNNNNNNNNNNNNNNNNNNNNNNNNNNNNNNNNNNNNNNNNNNNNNNNNNNNNNNNNNNNNNNNNNNNNNNNNNNNNNNNNNNNNNNNNNNNNNNNNNNNNNNNNNNNNNNNNNNNNNNNNNNNNNNNNNNNNNNNNNNNNNNNNNNNNNNNNNNNNNNNNNNNNNNNNNNNNNNNNNNNNNNNNNNNNNNNNNNNNNNNNNNNNNNNNNNNNNNNNNNNNNNNNNNNNNNNNNNNNNNNNNNNNNNNNNNNNNNNNNNNNNNNNNNNNNNNNNNNNNNNNNNNNNNNNNNNNNNNNNNNNNNNNNNNNNNNNNNNNNNNNNNNNNNNNNNNNNNNNNNNNNNNNNNNNNNNNNNNNNNNNNNNNNNNNNNNNNNNNNNNNNNNNNNNNNNNNNNNNNNNNNNNNNNNNNNNNNNNNNNNNNNNNNNNNNNNNNNNNNNNNNNNNNNNNNNNNNNNNNNNNNNNNNNNNNNNNNNNNNNNNNNNNNNNNNNNNNNNNNNNNNNNNNNNNNNNNNNNNNNNNNNNNNNNNNNNNNNNNNNNNNNNNNNNNNNNNNNNNNNNNNNNNNNNNNNNNNNNNNNNNNNNNNNNNNNNNNNNNNNNNNNNNNNNNNNNNNNNNNNNNNNNNNNNNNNNNNNNNNNNNNNNNNNNNNNNNNNNNNNNNNNNNNNNNNNNNNNNNNNNNNNNNNNNNNNNNNNNNNNNNNNNNNNNNNNNNNNNNNNNNNNNNNNNNNNNNNNNNNNNNNNNNNNNNNNNNNNNNNNNNNNNNNNNNNNNNNNNNNNNNNNNNNNNNNNNNNNNNNNNNNNNNNNNNNNNNNNNNNNNNNNNNNNNNNNNNNNNNNNNNNNNNNNNNNNNNNNNNNNNNNNNNNNNNNNNNNNNNNNNNNNNNNNNNNNNNNNNNNNNNNNNNNNNNNNNNNNNNNNNNNNNNNNNNNNNNNNNNNNNNNNNNNNNNNNNNNNNNNNNNNNNNNNNNNNNNNNNNNNNNNNNNNNNNNNNNNNNNNNNNNNNNNNNNNNNNNNNNNNNNNNNNNNNNNNNNNNNNNNNNNNNNNNNNNNNNNNNNNNNNNNNNNNNNNNNNNNNNNNNNNNNNNNNNNNNNNNNNNNNNNNNNNNNNNNNNNNNNNNNNNNNNNNNNNNNNNNNNNNNNNNNNNNNNNNNNNNNNNNNNNNNNNNNNNNNNNNNNNNNNNNNNNNNNNNNNNNNNNNNNNNNNNNNNNNNNNNNNNNNNNNNNNNNNNNNNNNNNNNNNNNNNNNNNNNNNNNNNNNNNNNNNNNNNNNNNNNNNNNNNNNNNNNNNNNNNNNNNNNNNNNNNNNNNNNNNNNNNNNNNNNNNNNNNNNNNNNNNNNNNNNNNNNNNNNNNNNNNNNNNNNNNNNNAACAGTGACAGGTTGAGCGGTTGGGTATGGAAACTAAACTCACGCTTAAGATATAATGTATTTAGACCGAATTAATGTAATGTTGAGCTAAGTTAGACTAACCCGACTCTAATCAAGCTCGGTATTGGTGAGCCTCACTCTTTGGTGTATATTCTACGTGGCTTCCAACATTGGGTTTGATCATGCCTATAACATaacaaaataatgttttgagCATTAATATACATTCaactaaattatttgaataatgattTTGTAACACTATACTTATCgtagaatattattaaataaatgtccTAGAATACATGTGGTCTCTCGTAGTGCcaattattaaatgattacTCATAAGATATATTCTCAATGTGGCTCTTTAGTGTTCTCATTGTTGAAATCACCATAGTGCTAATTATAATAATCCAAGCATTAAATTTGTGATGACAATATGAGacaaaatattagttttagaTGATAAGGTTAGAAAAATAAGTGTTTGAGGTATCCCGATCTATCCACCTAGAGGCACTTTTCAGCCCTTGCCCCGGTCTCGCAACGGATATCTCGTATTATTCACAACGGATATCTCGACTCTCGCATTGATGAAGAACGTAGCGAAATGCGATACTTGGTGTGAATAATTGTAGGATTCTGCGAACCACCGAGTCTTTGAACGCAAGTTGCGCCCGGAGCCTTCTGGCCGATGGCACGTTTGCTTGGACGTCATGCATCGCTGCCCCCACATGCAACACTCgacaaaaaaattgttttgttttaaaaaaaaatttcaacgtACTTCTTTGCTcatgtttttcaaaacatttctctcaaacgtgACTCGATTAGAACAAAATATGAATTTCTCATTGCTGACTTGTTTGTTAGACTAGAATAAGTGTTGTACAATCGTTGTCCCTTTGCCGCAAAAATGTGATTatgacaagtggtatcaaagttGAGTAGTACACAACAACTGGGCAAGTCTCAGCTAACTGATTGACTGAAATCAAAGAGCAGTTACTCTCCATGAGGAAGTTTATGATGGAATGAGATTGTTGCTAAAACCGACAGGATCGATGAAATGGTAGGCCGTCTTGAAATCATGTCTGTCTTCAAATTAATGATTAGGGTCGAGGCCCTAGAAGACAAGGCCACAACTGTTGGTGGCTTCAAGTGTAGGGATAGCTCGACGGGCTTTGTTGTCAGAATGGAAGAACGTGTCGAGGGCTTAGACAAGACCCAACAAGCGATCTTTCAGATGGTATAAGAAATGTCTGAGGTTTGATAGCTGCCTTTGGAGTTGTTAGGACCGAAGAGGTGGTTTTAAACACCAAATTAAACCTCACCATGGAAGTGGTGGAGAACCAAACCACAACTAGGCGTATAATACAATTTAACAAGATAAAGGTCCTAGAGTCCAAAGCCTTGTGGGGTACGAGATGTCAAGTCTCTAGAGAACTTTATCTTTGACCTCGAACAATGTTTTTGAGCCACAAATATCGTGACAGAAAAGGTGAAGGTCGTGTTGGCAACAATGCAAAGTCGTGGTGGAAGTCCAAGTACATGGACATTCAAGATAATGTACTGTGGACACTTGGAATAACATGAAACAAGAACTTTGCTCTCAATTCTTCCTAGAAAATGTTGATATAATCGCAAGAAGGAAGTTAATAGAATTTAGGCATACTGACAGTATCTAAGATTACGTTAAGTAGTTTTCTAGGCTTATGTCAGATATTCGTGATATGT
This portion of the Cucurbita pepo subsp. pepo cultivar mu-cu-16 unplaced genomic scaffold, ASM280686v2 Cp4.1_scaffold000918, whole genome shotgun sequence genome encodes:
- the LOC111786011 gene encoding phosphatidylinositol 4-kinase gamma 8-like; the protein is MQLSVSCMNKMAIVVNQHREFKPFCRSQRCNQSYSHLHYSNGEIDRTNLVNSLREAFEVACIHRSFSTPCLSLVEEVENKPRIKMVVGRSTARLHAVIEEAANALACGVDPVPVSSGLGGAYILCNESGVNIAVTKPIDEEPFACNNPKGFVGRLMGQPGLKRSVRIGETGIRELAAYLLDYGGFVGVPPTALVEISHVGFHVNDSFGTPTITPPPCKIASLQSYVDHDCDAGELGPSSFSVAAVHRIGIFDIRLLNIDRHAGNLLVKKKQRHENCGVGEVELVPIDHGLCLPEWLDDPYFEWLHWPQASVPFSETELEYIANLDPFKDAQLLRSELPGIREASIRILILCTIFLKKAVAFGLCLADIGEMMTREFGCGEENLSALENLCARAVALVPIIGSGEHENEDPEMFQFESERKYGHNKEDFYYPQCQDTPEVNLPCPLTQSNTTTTTTITTTTTTALFNTHNDHISDMFLKTSNHTSLIKSKSFSVRNLHSESGAIMFGEMSWEEWELFLVSFEKLLPEALDKTRHVGSKLLRMGTSCKF